A window of the Paraburkholderia sp. ZP32-5 genome harbors these coding sequences:
- a CDS encoding class II aldolase/adducin family protein: MLRTGVTVASVRDKVSGAEWDARVELAACYRLVAVYGMTDMIANHISVAVPDEPHHFLINAYGLLYPEITASNLMKIDLDGNVLAKPELEYGFNRPGFVIHGAIHRGRPDAKCVIHTHSRAGMALSALKCGLLPLTQTATRFARVAYHDFEGISIDLAEQQSLVDDLGDAEVMVLRNHGLLAVGPSIPEAFNSMYRLELACKTQIDAMACNTELVIPSPEIVAKANAQWQPNVTRRYGELEWPAMLRMLDRLDTSYRE; encoded by the coding sequence ATGCTGAGAACGGGTGTGACGGTCGCTTCGGTGAGAGACAAGGTTTCAGGTGCCGAGTGGGACGCGCGCGTCGAGTTGGCCGCCTGCTACAGGCTGGTCGCGGTGTATGGAATGACGGACATGATTGCCAACCATATTTCGGTAGCGGTGCCCGATGAGCCGCATCACTTTCTGATCAACGCGTATGGCCTCCTGTATCCGGAAATCACCGCGTCGAATCTGATGAAGATCGATCTCGACGGCAATGTGCTCGCGAAACCGGAACTCGAATACGGGTTCAACCGGCCGGGTTTTGTCATTCACGGCGCGATTCATCGGGGCCGGCCAGACGCGAAGTGCGTCATCCATACGCATTCGCGCGCGGGAATGGCACTGTCGGCATTGAAGTGCGGATTGCTGCCGCTCACACAAACGGCGACCCGCTTCGCGCGCGTTGCCTATCACGACTTCGAAGGCATTTCGATCGATCTCGCCGAGCAACAGAGTCTGGTCGACGATCTGGGCGACGCGGAAGTCATGGTGTTGCGCAACCACGGCCTGCTCGCGGTCGGGCCGTCGATTCCAGAGGCGTTCAATTCCATGTACCGGCTGGAACTGGCGTGCAAAACACAGATCGATGCGATGGCATGCAACACGGAACTCGTGATTCCCTCGCCTGAGATCGTCGCGAAAGCCAATGCGCAATGGCAACCGAACGTCACGCGGCGTTACGGGGAGCTCGAATGGCCGGCCATGCTGCGGATGCTTGATCGGCTGGATACGAGCTATAGGGAGTAG
- a CDS encoding MmgE/PrpD family protein: MSVAKPEGYGIVAEKLGAWIADTNASALPERTVDIARLLLLDVTGLCIAGRSENYIRATLQATDAGAACTALGHAGSFSAFDAALINGTAAHGEDYDDTFEGGPVHSGAVVVPAVLAACEREGLGGDALLRGIAVGTELMCRLSLVAPRAIHSAGFHPTAVIGALAAAGGVAAALRLNAQQATSALGIAGSMAAGIIEYLAEGTSTKRMHAGWSAQSGIRAALMARGGFDGPRTVLEGKHGFFKAFAPSRAPDFSPVLDTLGNAWIMETIAFKPYACGTMTQPFIDCAIALAERGVQAEQIRDIVCEVGEGTVHRLWEELAVKHRPPTAYAAKFSTPFCMAVGFFDRKAGFSQFTEERIHDPAVLALAGKIRYVIDPDNEYPSNFTGHLRATLVDGTVEEVRQPHMRGGAREPLSHAELAAKFTDNALHGGWNATLAEQARTWCETVFDEPALGALTQFRQ, translated from the coding sequence ATGAGCGTTGCAAAACCCGAAGGATACGGAATCGTTGCCGAGAAGCTCGGTGCCTGGATTGCCGATACGAACGCATCGGCGTTGCCCGAACGGACCGTCGATATTGCCCGTCTGCTGTTGCTCGATGTGACCGGCTTGTGCATCGCCGGTCGCTCGGAAAACTATATCCGCGCGACGCTGCAAGCCACCGATGCAGGCGCCGCCTGCACCGCGCTCGGTCACGCGGGCAGCTTTAGTGCGTTCGACGCGGCGCTGATCAACGGCACGGCCGCGCATGGCGAAGATTACGACGACACCTTCGAGGGCGGCCCCGTGCATTCGGGCGCGGTCGTCGTCCCCGCGGTACTCGCGGCGTGCGAGCGTGAAGGTCTCGGTGGCGATGCGCTGTTGCGCGGCATCGCGGTCGGTACCGAACTGATGTGCCGGCTCAGCCTCGTCGCGCCGCGCGCGATTCACAGCGCCGGCTTCCACCCGACCGCCGTGATCGGCGCACTCGCCGCGGCCGGCGGCGTCGCGGCCGCGCTGCGGCTGAACGCGCAGCAGGCCACGTCGGCACTCGGCATCGCGGGCAGCATGGCGGCCGGGATCATCGAGTATCTGGCCGAAGGCACGTCGACCAAGCGCATGCACGCCGGCTGGTCGGCGCAGTCCGGCATTCGCGCGGCGTTGATGGCGCGCGGCGGCTTCGATGGCCCGCGCACCGTGCTCGAAGGCAAGCATGGTTTCTTCAAGGCGTTCGCACCGTCGCGCGCGCCTGATTTTTCGCCGGTGCTCGATACGCTCGGCAACGCGTGGATCATGGAGACGATCGCGTTCAAGCCGTATGCGTGCGGCACGATGACCCAACCGTTTATCGACTGCGCGATCGCGCTCGCGGAACGTGGCGTACAAGCGGAGCAGATTCGCGACATCGTCTGTGAAGTCGGCGAAGGCACCGTGCATCGTCTGTGGGAAGAGCTGGCCGTCAAGCATCGGCCGCCGACCGCGTATGCGGCTAAATTCAGCACGCCGTTCTGCATGGCCGTGGGTTTCTTCGATCGCAAAGCCGGCTTCAGCCAGTTCACCGAAGAGCGCATCCACGATCCGGCCGTGCTCGCGCTGGCCGGCAAGATCCGCTACGTGATCGATCCGGACAACGAGTACCCGAGCAATTTCACCGGCCATCTGCGCGCCACGCTCGTCGACGGCACGGTCGAGGAAGTGCGTCAGCCGCATATGCGCGGTGGCGCGCGTGAACCGCTGTCGCATGCCGAACTCGCGGCCAAGTTCACCGACAACGCATTGCACGGCGGCTGGAACGCCACGCTCGCCGAACAGGCGCGCACATGGTGCGAAACCGTGTTCGACGAGCCGGCCCTCGGCGCGCTCACGCAGTTCCGTCAATAA
- a CDS encoding MmgE/PrpD family protein: MSQADRVTQTLAHYLVNARADSLPQAVRDHAVRTFVNWMGCAVGASRHEAVEIAISALAPFGGPQQATVLGRAQKVDVLNAALFNGISSHVFDFDDTHLKTVIHPAGPVASAILALAEYRPVSGKEFIHALALGIETECRIGNAVYPDHYDIGWHITGTAGVFGAAAAAGKLLGLDEQQMIWALGLAATQPVGLREMFGTMTKSFHPGRAAQNGLLSALLAARGYTSSEQAIEAKRGWANVTSTHRNYAEITEGLGERHESLLNSYKPFACGIVIHPAIDGCIQLRNEHALKADAIESVLLKVHPLVLELTGKRTPQTGLDGKFSVYHSAAVAIIDGRAGEHQYSDAAVHDAATVRLRDKVSAEIDPAMPADAVHITITLTNGERLEKHVEHAIGSVARPMNNDDLAAKFIDLVEPILGGAQTAKLLDAGWRMESLDNVATLVELTRPADNAA; the protein is encoded by the coding sequence ATGAGCCAAGCCGACCGCGTCACCCAAACCCTCGCGCACTATCTCGTGAACGCGCGCGCCGACAGCCTGCCGCAAGCGGTTCGCGACCACGCTGTGCGTACCTTCGTCAACTGGATGGGATGTGCCGTCGGTGCATCGCGGCATGAGGCGGTCGAGATCGCGATCTCGGCGCTGGCGCCGTTCGGCGGCCCGCAACAGGCGACCGTGCTCGGCCGCGCGCAAAAGGTCGACGTGCTGAACGCGGCGCTCTTCAACGGCATCAGCTCGCATGTGTTCGATTTCGACGATACGCATCTGAAGACGGTGATTCATCCGGCGGGTCCGGTCGCGTCGGCGATTCTTGCGCTCGCCGAATATCGTCCGGTCAGCGGCAAGGAGTTCATTCATGCGCTCGCGCTCGGTATCGAAACCGAATGCCGGATCGGTAATGCGGTCTATCCGGACCACTACGACATCGGCTGGCACATCACCGGTACGGCGGGCGTGTTCGGCGCCGCCGCGGCAGCGGGCAAGCTGCTCGGTCTCGACGAGCAGCAGATGATCTGGGCACTCGGCCTCGCGGCCACGCAGCCGGTCGGTCTGCGCGAGATGTTCGGCACGATGACCAAGAGCTTCCATCCGGGGCGCGCCGCGCAAAATGGTTTGCTGTCCGCGTTGCTGGCGGCGCGCGGCTACACGAGTTCGGAGCAGGCGATCGAAGCCAAGCGCGGGTGGGCGAACGTGACCAGCACGCATCGCAACTACGCTGAAATCACCGAAGGCCTCGGCGAGCGTCATGAAAGCCTGCTCAATTCGTACAAGCCGTTTGCATGCGGCATCGTGATTCATCCGGCCATCGACGGCTGCATCCAGCTGCGCAACGAACATGCGCTGAAGGCGGATGCGATCGAGTCGGTGCTGCTGAAGGTGCATCCGCTGGTGCTCGAACTGACCGGCAAGCGCACGCCGCAAACCGGCCTCGACGGCAAATTCAGCGTCTATCACTCGGCGGCGGTCGCGATCATCGACGGACGGGCCGGCGAGCATCAGTACAGCGATGCCGCCGTACACGACGCCGCGACCGTGCGTCTGCGCGACAAGGTGAGCGCCGAGATCGATCCGGCGATGCCGGCCGACGCGGTGCACATCACGATCACGCTGACGAACGGCGAGCGTCTCGAGAAGCACGTCGAGCACGCGATCGGCAGCGTCGCGCGGCCGATGAACAACGACGACCTGGCCGCCAAGTTCATCGATCTCGTCGAACCGATTCTGGGCGGCGCGCAGACCGCGAAGCTGCTCGACGCGGGATGGCGGATGGAGTCGCTGGACAACGTCGCGACGCTGGTCGAGTTGACGCGCCCGGCCGACAACGCGGCATAA
- a CDS encoding MFS transporter: MKSIAGMFRGTTGRVFLLICAMYFIEYIDRVNLSIAAPLLKSEMHLSNTQLGLALSAFGYCYAIFQVINGYLGDRIGPRRMLAISGVLWALGTLTTGVTGGLMTLIMSRALVGLGEAGTIPNATRAMTNWVPVAKRGFAQGFTHSSARAAAAITPPLIVLMIPLLGWRGAFIALGCVSAVWVAVWLLYFRDDPRKHPSITAAEVESLPAYAGPSHRTAVPWSPLIRRILPVTLVFFCHAWTLWLYLSWLPSFFVGVYGIDLKSTALFTSGVFLAGVVGDTAGGLLTDALYRRTGNLNTARRNVIIMGFGGSLLFLSCVLFVHDRTTIALCLAAALFCLESTEGPIWAVPMDVAPAYAGVASGFISTAAGIAAVVSPIAFGVITDWTGSYRVPFVMSIALLLVGIVLSFWIRPDRPLQSNTKTNLSTNSIEVHS; encoded by the coding sequence ATGAAGTCGATAGCAGGCATGTTCAGGGGCACAACGGGCAGAGTTTTTCTGCTGATCTGCGCGATGTACTTCATCGAGTACATCGACCGGGTCAACCTTTCCATCGCGGCGCCGCTGCTGAAATCGGAGATGCATCTTTCGAATACGCAGCTCGGCCTCGCACTGTCCGCGTTCGGCTATTGCTACGCGATCTTCCAGGTGATCAACGGCTATCTGGGCGACCGCATCGGACCGCGCCGGATGCTGGCGATCTCGGGCGTGCTGTGGGCGCTCGGCACGCTGACGACCGGCGTGACAGGCGGCCTGATGACGTTGATCATGTCGCGCGCGCTGGTCGGTCTCGGCGAAGCCGGCACGATTCCGAACGCGACGCGGGCGATGACCAACTGGGTGCCGGTCGCGAAGCGCGGTTTCGCGCAGGGCTTTACGCACTCGTCGGCGCGTGCCGCCGCGGCCATCACGCCGCCGTTGATCGTGCTGATGATTCCGCTGCTCGGCTGGCGCGGCGCGTTTATCGCGCTCGGTTGCGTGAGCGCGGTCTGGGTGGCTGTGTGGCTGCTGTATTTCCGCGACGATCCGCGCAAGCATCCTTCGATCACCGCTGCCGAAGTCGAATCGCTGCCTGCATATGCAGGGCCGAGCCATCGCACGGCGGTGCCGTGGTCGCCGCTGATCCGGCGCATTCTGCCGGTCACGCTGGTGTTCTTCTGCCACGCATGGACGTTGTGGCTGTATCTGAGCTGGCTGCCCAGTTTCTTCGTTGGCGTGTACGGCATCGATCTGAAGAGCACCGCGCTGTTCACATCGGGCGTGTTTCTCGCGGGCGTGGTCGGCGATACGGCCGGCGGCTTGTTGACTGATGCGCTGTACCGGCGCACCGGCAATCTGAACACCGCGCGCCGCAACGTGATCATCATGGGCTTCGGCGGCTCGCTGCTGTTTCTCTCCTGCGTGCTGTTTGTGCACGACCGCACGACGATCGCGTTGTGTCTGGCCGCGGCGCTGTTTTGCCTCGAATCGACCGAAGGTCCGATCTGGGCGGTGCCGATGGACGTCGCGCCCGCCTATGCCGGTGTCGCGAGCGGCTTCATCAGCACGGCGGCGGGTATCGCGGCGGTCGTCTCGCCGATCGCATTCGGCGTGATCACCGACTGGACGGGCAGCTATCGCGTGCCATTCGTGATGTCGATTGCGCTGTTGCTGGTCGGCATCGTGCTGTCGTTCTGGATTCGCCCGGACCGGCCGCTGCAAAGCAATACGAAAACGAATCTATCAACGAACTCAATCGAGGTGCATTCATGA
- a CDS encoding GntR family transcriptional regulator, with the protein MPGLRIQGEQPLYEIVRAGILERLRTGHWSAGDKIPTEPQLAQEFGVGIGTIRRAVEELVAERLLIRRAGRGTIVAKFADEHAFDHYFSFVDSNGELLKVTARLLKFGKERASPELASTLRLARGARVATADNLRLSGDVPVMLDRLWFPLDVFPDLDADTFKARRGSIYGFYQEHFGISVVRVVEDLGGAVADEEVAAALNIETGAPVLRIERTAYTFKDQPVEFRVRFVDTSRCSYRNVLGLQD; encoded by the coding sequence ATGCCAGGACTTCGTATTCAGGGAGAGCAGCCGCTCTATGAGATCGTCCGTGCCGGTATTCTCGAGCGCCTTCGCACCGGCCATTGGTCCGCGGGCGACAAGATTCCGACCGAGCCGCAACTGGCTCAGGAATTCGGCGTGGGCATCGGCACGATTCGCCGCGCCGTTGAAGAACTCGTGGCCGAGCGTCTGCTGATTCGTCGCGCGGGGCGCGGCACGATCGTCGCGAAGTTCGCCGACGAACACGCGTTCGACCACTACTTCAGCTTCGTCGATAGCAACGGCGAATTATTGAAAGTGACCGCGCGCCTGCTGAAGTTCGGCAAGGAACGCGCGAGTCCGGAACTCGCGTCGACGCTGAGGCTCGCGCGCGGCGCGCGCGTCGCGACCGCGGACAATCTGCGCCTCTCTGGCGATGTTCCGGTGATGCTCGATCGTTTGTGGTTTCCACTCGATGTGTTCCCCGATCTCGATGCCGACACGTTCAAGGCACGGCGCGGTTCCATCTACGGCTTTTACCAGGAGCACTTCGGGATTTCGGTGGTGCGCGTGGTGGAAGATCTGGGTGGCGCGGTCGCCGATGAAGAGGTGGCGGCCGCGCTCAATATCGAAACCGGTGCGCCGGTCCTGCGTATCGAGCGCACGGCTTATACGTTCAAGGACCAGCCCGTGGAATTTCGCGTGCGCTTCGTCGATACGAGCCGCTGTTCCTACCGGAACGTGCTCGGTTTGCAGGACTGA
- a CDS encoding SDR family NAD(P)-dependent oxidoreductase, protein MNAQVSGVAVVTGAARNIGREIALELAAAGNAVVVNARSSAAEAAEVVRAIEAAGGRAVAHLADVGEPAGAQSLMEAAVHHFGQIDILVNNAAVRREVPFAELDFARWREVMSVILDGAYLCAHAALPYLRQSKAGAIVNIGGMSAHSGSAGRAHVIAAKAGLVGLTRALAHDLGPDGITVNCVVPGLIATVRGGAAGHTTPAHHAERTTLLGRRGQPDEVASLVQFLCGPTARYLTGQTIHANGGAFLG, encoded by the coding sequence ATGAACGCGCAAGTCAGCGGGGTCGCTGTCGTCACCGGGGCAGCCCGCAATATCGGTCGCGAAATTGCGCTGGAACTGGCGGCGGCCGGCAATGCGGTGGTCGTCAATGCGCGTAGCTCCGCCGCCGAGGCGGCCGAGGTCGTACGCGCGATCGAAGCGGCGGGTGGGCGCGCGGTCGCGCATCTGGCCGACGTCGGCGAACCGGCCGGCGCGCAGAGTCTGATGGAAGCCGCGGTTCATCATTTCGGGCAGATCGACATTCTCGTCAACAACGCCGCCGTGCGTCGCGAAGTGCCGTTTGCGGAACTGGATTTCGCGCGCTGGCGCGAAGTGATGTCGGTGATTCTCGATGGCGCCTATCTGTGCGCGCACGCGGCATTGCCGTATCTGCGGCAATCGAAGGCCGGCGCGATCGTCAATATCGGCGGCATGTCGGCTCACTCGGGTTCGGCGGGACGCGCGCATGTGATCGCCGCGAAAGCGGGGCTCGTCGGTTTGACGCGCGCGCTCGCACACGACCTCGGCCCGGACGGCATCACCGTCAATTGCGTGGTACCCGGCCTGATCGCAACGGTGCGCGGCGGCGCGGCCGGTCATACGACACCGGCGCATCACGCGGAACGGACCACCTTGCTCGGCAGACGCGGCCAGCCCGATGAAGTCGCAAGCCTCGTGCAATTTCTGTGCGGCCCGACCGCGCGCTATCTGACCGGGCAGACCATTCACGCCAATGGCGGTGCTTTTCTAGGCTAG
- a CDS encoding MFS transporter, translating into MSSTAGVVSTAARPSRVFIATWAGWMLDGFDNAIYIYVIVPALTELLPKSGFVADHAHIARIGGLMFSLFMLGWACSMFWGWCADRFGRVPTMCATILIYSIFTGACGLAPGIVSFAIFRFLTGFGIGGEWAAGAPLLQESVPEHLRERLSGWLHTGTPIGFLLASVAALVILPLAGWRVLFLIGSAPALLTIWLRLGVPESRRWQEQKRLSGPRARVRDLFARGQARTTWSAALMMTCLIFGLWSSTFWIPTLVNTWQRTGGASVAHAQYLGSLSGLILSLGTLAGCGLMPWIVRWIPRRKSVAAVFFSGALICNLAAYLGIVVLLKSLPLFLLTLPLLGFFTSGVFSLFTIWLPEMFPTLQRALGSGFAFSFGRVLGAAGPSIVGALAAMFGSYPLAISAVSLIYLAGLLCVSWAPETANQALQT; encoded by the coding sequence ATGTCGAGTACCGCCGGTGTGGTAAGCACAGCAGCGCGCCCGTCTCGCGTTTTTATCGCGACATGGGCGGGCTGGATGCTGGACGGTTTCGACAACGCGATCTACATCTACGTGATCGTGCCCGCGCTGACGGAGTTGCTGCCGAAGAGCGGTTTCGTCGCCGATCACGCGCATATCGCGCGGATCGGCGGTCTGATGTTCAGCCTCTTCATGCTGGGCTGGGCCTGTTCGATGTTCTGGGGCTGGTGCGCGGACCGCTTCGGCCGCGTGCCGACGATGTGCGCGACGATCCTGATCTACTCGATCTTCACGGGCGCTTGTGGACTTGCGCCCGGCATCGTGTCGTTTGCGATTTTCCGTTTTCTGACGGGGTTCGGCATCGGCGGCGAATGGGCTGCCGGCGCGCCGCTGTTGCAGGAGTCCGTCCCCGAGCATTTGCGTGAGCGTCTGTCCGGCTGGCTGCACACCGGCACGCCGATCGGCTTTCTGCTCGCTTCCGTGGCCGCGCTCGTGATCCTGCCGCTCGCCGGCTGGCGCGTGCTGTTTCTGATCGGCAGCGCCCCCGCATTGCTGACGATCTGGCTGCGGCTCGGCGTGCCCGAGTCGCGCCGCTGGCAGGAACAGAAGCGCCTCAGCGGCCCGCGCGCACGCGTGCGTGACCTGTTCGCACGCGGCCAGGCGAGGACCACATGGTCGGCCGCGCTGATGATGACGTGCCTGATTTTCGGCCTGTGGTCATCGACATTCTGGATTCCGACGCTCGTCAATACCTGGCAGCGCACGGGCGGCGCGTCGGTTGCGCATGCCCAGTATCTCGGCTCGCTGAGCGGGCTGATCCTGAGTCTCGGCACGCTGGCCGGATGTGGACTGATGCCATGGATCGTGCGCTGGATTCCGCGCCGCAAGTCCGTCGCCGCCGTGTTCTTTTCCGGCGCGCTGATCTGCAATCTCGCCGCGTACCTCGGCATCGTGGTGCTGCTCAAAAGCCTGCCTCTATTTCTGCTCACGCTGCCGCTATTGGGCTTTTTCACCAGCGGCGTGTTTTCGCTGTTCACGATCTGGCTGCCTGAAATGTTTCCGACGCTACAGCGCGCGCTCGGCTCCGGCTTCGCGTTCAGTTTTGGCCGCGTGCTCGGCGCGGCGGGGCCGTCGATCGTCGGCGCGCTCGCGGCGATGTTCGGCTCGTATCCGCTCGCCATCAGCGCCGTCTCGCTGATCTATCTGGCCGGTCTGTTGTGCGTGAGCTGGGCGCCGGAAACCGCGAACCAGGCGCTGCAGACATAA
- a CDS encoding porin has protein sequence MRRFFVAVSILGTVAGTAHAQSSVTLYGLLDEGLLFNTNAKNIVNGKNVGGRQWSVDSNTGTLGSRWGIRVIEDLGGGMNAVAVLESGINVSTGQFGQGGTAFGRQAYVGLGSKSYGTVTLGRQYDSVNDYVGRYGFAAAFGGSATEHPGDIDNVNHTYRLNNTIKYTSPNFSGLTFGGTASLGGVAGNISQSSGYTFGGNYARGPLGIAVAYVFFKDPAALGSILNSNASASTFGSLNSGYLGAKPANSLQIITAGGSYQIGSALIGAVYSNTKYMNIGAFNGATATFNSFELNAMYRITPSFAIAGEYNYTKGNAVKGDIGDQTYNQYSLLFDYTLSKRTDLLLLGTFQSASGINSTGTAAVANIGNLGDSSNNHQAVARVEIRHKF, from the coding sequence ATGAGGAGGTTTTTCGTTGCAGTTTCAATCCTGGGCACCGTCGCCGGAACGGCGCATGCGCAAAGCTCAGTGACGTTGTACGGTCTTCTTGATGAAGGCCTGCTGTTCAATACGAACGCCAAGAACATCGTGAATGGCAAGAACGTCGGCGGCCGGCAATGGTCGGTCGATTCCAACACAGGCACGCTGGGCAGCCGCTGGGGCATCCGGGTCATCGAGGATCTCGGCGGCGGGATGAACGCTGTTGCGGTGCTGGAGTCCGGTATCAACGTCAGCACGGGTCAGTTCGGCCAGGGCGGTACGGCATTCGGCCGGCAAGCTTATGTGGGTCTTGGCAGCAAGAGTTACGGCACGGTCACGTTGGGTCGCCAGTACGACAGTGTCAACGATTACGTCGGCCGCTATGGTTTCGCCGCGGCGTTCGGCGGTTCGGCAACCGAGCATCCGGGCGACATCGATAACGTGAACCACACGTATCGCCTGAACAACACGATCAAATATACGAGCCCGAATTTCAGCGGCCTGACCTTCGGCGGTACCGCGAGCCTCGGCGGCGTGGCAGGCAACATTTCGCAATCGAGCGGCTACACGTTCGGCGGCAACTACGCACGCGGTCCGCTCGGCATTGCCGTTGCGTACGTGTTCTTCAAGGATCCGGCCGCGCTGGGCTCGATCCTGAACAGCAATGCAAGCGCGTCGACATTCGGCTCGCTGAACTCGGGCTATCTGGGCGCGAAGCCGGCGAACTCGCTGCAGATCATTACGGCGGGCGGCTCGTACCAGATCGGCAGTGCGCTGATCGGCGCGGTGTATTCGAACACGAAGTACATGAATATCGGCGCGTTCAACGGTGCGACCGCAACCTTCAACAGTTTCGAGTTGAACGCGATGTATCGCATTACGCCGTCGTTCGCGATTGCCGGCGAATACAACTACACGAAGGGCAATGCGGTGAAGGGCGACATCGGCGATCAGACTTACAACCAGTACTCGCTGCTGTTCGACTACACGTTGTCCAAGCGCACCGATCTGCTTCTGCTCGGCACGTTCCAGAGCGCAAGCGGTATCAACTCGACGGGCACGGCGGCGGTTGCCAATATCGGCAATCTCGGCGATTCGTCGAACAATCATCAGGCCGTGGCACGCGTCGAGATCCGCCACAAGTTCTAG
- a CDS encoding FCD domain-containing protein gives MARPTTSLELLRSVTLSGLVQEEILRRIRTGEFEAGAKLNEMDLAEHLKISRSPVREAFRALEEAGLVVLEKNRGVYIREISDAETAELYEVRAGLDEMAGRRLASKITEAQLQELHAMLDQLEASSIHGELNNYFTLNIAFHDRLVELSGNATMLQFYRQVVNRMHLLRRRGFSIAGSSQASHNEHRAILAALASRDPEAVALAMRQHVQAGFQRAISAHAAEEAALAAGVPAGKTTPSTLADDPH, from the coding sequence ATGGCCCGCCCTACTACTTCGCTCGAACTGCTTCGTTCCGTCACGCTATCCGGTCTGGTGCAGGAGGAAATCCTGCGGCGCATCCGAACCGGCGAGTTCGAGGCGGGCGCCAAGCTCAACGAGATGGATCTCGCCGAGCATCTGAAAATCAGCCGAAGTCCGGTGCGCGAGGCATTTCGCGCGCTCGAGGAAGCGGGTCTCGTGGTGCTGGAAAAGAATCGCGGCGTCTATATTCGCGAGATTTCCGATGCCGAGACCGCCGAGCTATATGAAGTGCGCGCGGGACTCGACGAGATGGCCGGTCGCCGCCTCGCATCGAAAATCACCGAGGCGCAGTTGCAGGAACTGCACGCGATGCTCGACCAGCTCGAAGCCAGTTCGATCCACGGCGAGCTGAACAATTACTTCACGCTGAACATTGCGTTCCATGACCGGCTGGTCGAACTGTCGGGCAACGCGACGATGCTGCAGTTCTACCGTCAGGTGGTCAACCGCATGCATCTGCTGCGGCGGCGCGGCTTTTCGATTGCCGGCAGCTCGCAGGCATCGCATAACGAACACCGCGCGATTCTCGCCGCGCTCGCGAGCCGCGACCCCGAAGCGGTCGCGCTCGCGATGCGCCAGCACGTGCAGGCCGGTTTCCAGCGCGCGATCAGCGCGCATGCCGCCGAAGAAGCCGCGCTGGCAGCGGGCGTGCCCGCCGGCAAAACAACCCCCTCTACCCTCGCCGACGATCCGCACTAG
- a CDS encoding alpha-hydroxy acid oxidase: MTNVQHRAYNINDLRELAKRRLPRGVFDFIDRGTEDDVALANNLERYQRIKLRPCHLVDVSNRNLQRTVFGHQQSMPLIIGPTGVADILWYEGELSLAKAATRAGIPFTLSTSSTTPLEKIFDATNGTMWMQTYLWEQRELSYAVIERAREAGVETLMLTVDTAVMPNREFNARNGFTNPFRLTPRMTRDIAVHPRWLFGVMGRYMLNGGVPRYANYPDGMGGKITGAPVRLANAASVTWRDVEVLRERWPRKLLVKGLLSAQDAVTAQQHGVDGVVLSNHGGRNLDSAMAPIDLLPEFRAALSKSTTLIVDSGIRRGSDVVKAIALGADAVIIGKAALYGLGAGGEAGVSHALSVFRDEIDRTLALVGRCSFDEVDASLIAASPR; this comes from the coding sequence ATGACCAACGTGCAGCACCGTGCCTATAACATCAACGATCTCCGTGAACTGGCGAAGCGTCGTCTGCCGCGCGGTGTATTCGATTTCATCGACCGCGGCACCGAAGATGACGTTGCGCTCGCCAACAATCTGGAACGCTACCAGCGCATCAAGTTGAGGCCATGTCATCTGGTGGACGTGTCGAACCGGAATTTGCAACGGACCGTATTCGGTCACCAGCAAAGCATGCCGTTGATCATCGGACCGACGGGTGTCGCCGATATCCTGTGGTACGAGGGCGAACTCTCATTGGCAAAAGCAGCGACTCGGGCCGGCATTCCATTCACGCTCTCCACCAGTTCGACCACACCGCTCGAGAAGATATTCGATGCGACCAACGGCACGATGTGGATGCAAACGTATCTGTGGGAACAGCGCGAGTTGTCATATGCGGTTATCGAACGCGCGCGCGAGGCCGGCGTCGAAACGCTGATGCTGACGGTCGACACTGCGGTGATGCCGAACCGCGAATTCAATGCCCGCAATGGCTTTACGAATCCGTTCCGGCTGACACCGCGTATGACGCGCGACATCGCCGTGCATCCGCGCTGGCTGTTCGGTGTGATGGGGCGCTACATGCTGAACGGCGGCGTACCACGCTACGCGAACTATCCCGACGGAATGGGCGGCAAGATTACCGGCGCGCCCGTGCGGCTCGCCAATGCGGCATCGGTCACCTGGCGCGACGTCGAGGTATTGCGTGAGCGCTGGCCGCGCAAGCTTCTGGTCAAAGGTCTGCTGTCCGCACAGGACGCGGTGACAGCGCAGCAACATGGCGTCGATGGCGTGGTGCTGTCGAATCATGGCGGACGCAATCTCGATTCGGCGATGGCGCCAATCGATCTGTTGCCCGAATTCAGGGCTGCGCTGTCGAAGTCCACCACGCTAATCGTCGATAGCGGGATCCGGCGTGGCTCGGATGTCGTCAAGGCGATCGCGCTTGGCGCCGACGCGGTCATCATCGGCAAGGCGGCGCTCTATGGCCTCGGTGCTGGCGGTGAGGCGGGCGTGAGCCACGCGCTCAGCGTGTTTCGGGATGAGATAGATCGTACGTTGGCGCTCGTCGGGCGGTGTTCGTTCGACGAAGTCGACGCGTCATTGATTGCGGCGTCGCCTCGCTGA